Proteins encoded together in one Candidatus Xianfuyuplasma coldseepsis window:
- the gcvPA gene encoding aminomethyl-transferring glycine dehydrogenase subunit GcvPA — protein sequence MFKYLPHTKLDIEQMLQVIGVSDINDLFLEIPDSLKGLDLDVPQSHSELEIYQRFEELAQKNNVLIPFVGAGAYDHYTPSILRHLVERQEFLTSYTPYQPEISQGTLQYIFEFQSVITELTKMDVSNASMYDGATATAEAMFMATNAKKRSQILVSKTVNPNIINVINTYAHYRGLKVEFVAMKNGVTDVDDFTQKNSKEYAGIIVQSPNMYGIIEDLTPYRAILDETKGLFIVNSDISSLSILKAPGEFGADIAVGDCQSLGVPLSFGGPYIGYLATTTKLMRKMPGRICGVTTDSDGKRAFVLTLQAREQHIRREKANSNICSNQSLLALFVTIYATVMGKQGIREAQQKSVNATHYLANQLEQKTSFKGVFKQPFFKDVVLRSSVDPTVLEDVCFDAGFVGPLALERLDSSMKDLYLFSATEKRSKADIDRFVTVLEGL from the coding sequence ATGTTTAAATATCTGCCCCATACCAAGCTAGATATTGAACAAATGCTACAAGTTATTGGTGTTTCTGACATCAATGACTTGTTTCTTGAAATACCTGATTCTTTAAAAGGCTTGGATTTGGATGTACCACAGTCTCATAGTGAATTAGAAATCTATCAACGGTTTGAAGAACTGGCACAAAAAAATAATGTGCTCATCCCATTTGTTGGTGCTGGTGCATATGATCATTACACACCAAGTATTCTTCGTCATCTTGTCGAACGACAAGAATTTTTGACGTCGTATACACCATATCAACCGGAGATATCGCAGGGGACTTTGCAGTATATATTTGAGTTTCAGAGTGTCATTACAGAACTAACAAAAATGGATGTCTCCAATGCATCGATGTACGATGGTGCTACAGCTACTGCGGAAGCGATGTTTATGGCAACAAATGCCAAAAAACGCTCACAGATCCTCGTATCAAAAACTGTCAATCCAAACATCATTAATGTCATCAATACCTATGCGCATTATCGTGGGTTAAAGGTCGAATTTGTGGCAATGAAAAATGGTGTTACTGATGTGGATGATTTCACCCAGAAAAATAGTAAAGAATATGCAGGAATCATTGTGCAAAGTCCAAACATGTATGGCATCATTGAAGATCTTACACCCTATCGTGCCATCTTGGATGAAACCAAAGGTTTGTTCATAGTGAATAGTGATATCAGCAGTTTATCCATCTTAAAAGCACCCGGTGAATTTGGTGCTGACATTGCCGTAGGAGATTGTCAGAGTCTTGGCGTTCCACTATCATTTGGTGGACCATATATTGGCTATTTAGCAACGACTACTAAACTTATGCGGAAAATGCCAGGTCGAATCTGTGGTGTCACAACCGATAGTGATGGAAAACGTGCTTTTGTTTTAACATTGCAAGCGCGTGAACAACATATTCGTCGGGAAAAAGCCAACTCGAACATCTGTTCCAATCAAAGTTTACTAGCATTATTTGTTACCATATACGCAACCGTTATGGGAAAACAAGGAATCCGTGAAGCGCAACAAAAATCGGTTAATGCAACGCATTATCTTGCGAATCAACTGGAACAAAAAACATCCTTTAAAGGTGTTTTTAAACAGCCGTTCTTCAAAGATGTCGTTCTCCGTTCAAGTGTTGATCCAACGGTCCTAGAAGACGTCTGTTTTGATGCTGGTTTTGTTGGACCTTTGGCCTTAGAGCGTTTGGATTCCTCCATGAAAGACCTCTATTTGTTTAGTGCAACAGAAAAACGAAGCAAAGCCGATATTGATCGCTTTGTGACAGTATTGGAGGGATTATGA
- the lipA gene encoding lipoyl synthase yields MLYIDTTENTIHTCAFYFGLEEYLIKDFSHDQDVFLLWTVDPTVMIGRHQVTSVELDQEYVDTNHIQVVRRNSGGGAVYTDPGCFQFSFITKKKNHPDIFKTHVNHIINALHKVQINAEFTGRNDILVNGRKFSGNAEYIYKDKLVVHGTILFDSNMEHLIGALTPDKSKLTKHAISSVESRVINIGTITDLTKDELYQHLVQEIATESMPLRELDLDRIHQYEQKFHTDEWNYGKNPKFSFERTMKFDSGNYTVHIDVKHNHVQQLRITGDFFSLQNVREFEMAFRDVAFTRQAFVDVTKQHRVRLYFHGLKRGEFLELIFGKRTKKQKEKPDYLKVDLKDLNRQTKKIRALLEQHNLHTVCQEASCPNQMECFSHKTATFMILGTRCTRNCAFCDVAQGRPLAVDKEEPNNILRAVKLMKLQHVVITSVTRDDLRGDYGSSHFVDVIKTIQQGAPDTTIEVLVPDFMGDYVSIKRVVDAKPDVINHNVETIERIYPGFRDRANYQRSLTLLKRVKEIDSSILTKSGIMLGIGETKEEVISLMKDLRAVGCDILTIGQYLQPSKNHREVDEYISLETFADYKDIGKQLGFQFVASGPMVRSSYEAHKQFKGESE; encoded by the coding sequence ATGCTGTATATTGATACAACGGAGAATACGATTCATACATGTGCTTTTTACTTTGGGCTTGAAGAGTATTTAATCAAAGATTTTTCACATGATCAAGACGTTTTCTTACTATGGACTGTAGATCCTACGGTTATGATTGGTCGTCATCAAGTTACAAGTGTTGAATTGGATCAGGAATATGTAGATACTAACCATATTCAGGTCGTTCGACGGAATAGTGGTGGGGGAGCTGTGTATACGGACCCTGGGTGTTTTCAGTTTTCGTTCATTACTAAAAAAAAGAATCATCCTGATATTTTTAAGACGCACGTAAATCATATTATTAATGCGTTGCACAAGGTGCAAATTAATGCCGAATTTACTGGTCGTAATGATATTTTGGTTAACGGTCGTAAATTTAGCGGCAACGCTGAATATATATATAAGGATAAGCTAGTCGTTCATGGTACGATATTATTTGATTCAAATATGGAACATTTAATCGGGGCATTAACGCCGGACAAATCCAAATTAACAAAACATGCGATTTCCAGTGTCGAGAGTCGTGTTATCAATATTGGTACAATTACTGATTTGACAAAGGATGAACTGTATCAACATCTGGTACAGGAGATTGCGACAGAATCCATGCCGTTACGAGAGCTGGATCTTGATCGTATACACCAATATGAGCAGAAATTTCATACCGATGAATGGAATTATGGAAAGAATCCCAAGTTTTCATTCGAAAGGACGATGAAATTTGATTCAGGTAATTACACTGTGCATATCGATGTCAAACACAATCATGTGCAACAATTGAGAATCACTGGAGATTTTTTCAGTCTACAGAATGTTCGTGAGTTTGAAATGGCATTTCGTGATGTTGCGTTTACTCGTCAAGCATTTGTAGATGTTACGAAGCAACATAGAGTTCGATTGTATTTTCATGGATTAAAACGAGGTGAATTTCTCGAACTAATTTTTGGGAAAAGAACGAAAAAGCAAAAGGAAAAACCAGATTACTTGAAAGTCGATTTAAAAGATTTAAACCGTCAGACAAAGAAAATTAGAGCATTGCTTGAACAGCATAATTTACATACGGTTTGCCAGGAAGCTAGTTGTCCCAATCAGATGGAGTGTTTTAGTCATAAAACGGCAACATTTATGATTCTCGGTACAAGGTGTACCCGAAATTGTGCATTTTGTGATGTTGCTCAAGGACGACCTCTGGCAGTGGATAAAGAAGAACCGAATAATATATTACGAGCGGTAAAATTAATGAAACTACAGCACGTTGTGATTACCTCCGTGACAAGGGATGATTTACGTGGTGATTATGGAAGTAGTCATTTTGTTGACGTCATTAAAACCATTCAGCAAGGCGCACCCGATACGACCATTGAGGTTTTGGTACCAGATTTTATGGGAGATTATGTATCAATTAAACGCGTTGTTGATGCAAAACCGGATGTCATTAATCATAATGTAGAGACGATTGAACGGATTTATCCTGGATTTCGTGATCGTGCCAATTATCAGCGTAGTCTAACATTACTCAAGCGCGTGAAAGAAATTGATTCGAGTATCTTAACCAAATCAGGGATTATGCTTGGAATTGGTGAGACCAAAGAAGAAGTGATTTCGTTAATGAAAGACTTACGAGCAGTTGGTTGTGATATTTTGACGATTGGCCAATACTTGCAACCATCGAAAAATCATCGTGAAGTCGATGAGTATATATCGCTAGAGACATTTGCCGATTACAAAGATATTGGTAAACAGTTGGGATTCCAGTTTGTTGCTTCAGGACCAATGGTTCGAAGTAGCTATGAAGCACATAAACAATTCAAAGGAGAGTCGGAATGA
- a CDS encoding PilW family protein: MKKQLTKANKRQAGLTIIELLIAMAIGSIVLMMLMQLIVMNVTVRREYEYENFVTNQSLLISDVIRKNLASLQPHRFEVTDDGTTVTVSFFHEYDWTLNAGALDFDVSTAETEYLYLDRTAQTITYEYANGSTTVLHATNLKVLTASDITPTYYENVSPDPATCTDVYAARADRICGDGYIELELSLAVELNGILQEVYDFTTRIII; encoded by the coding sequence ATGAAAAAACAATTAACAAAAGCCAATAAACGCCAAGCTGGTTTAACCATTATTGAATTGCTTATCGCCATGGCTATCGGATCGATTGTGTTAATGATGTTAATGCAACTGATTGTTATGAATGTCACGGTTCGTCGTGAATACGAGTACGAAAACTTTGTAACAAACCAAAGTCTATTGATTTCGGATGTCATTCGTAAAAATCTCGCGAGTCTTCAACCACACCGATTTGAAGTTACAGATGATGGGACGACAGTAACCGTCTCCTTCTTCCATGAATACGATTGGACTTTAAATGCTGGGGCACTTGATTTTGATGTTTCAACCGCAGAAACAGAATACCTATATTTGGATCGAACCGCCCAAACGATTACCTATGAATACGCGAATGGTTCTACAACCGTACTGCATGCAACCAATCTAAAAGTCTTAACTGCCAGTGATATAACCCCAACTTATTATGAAAACGTCAGCCCAGATCCAGCTACTTGTACCGATGTATATGCGGCTCGCGCCGATCGCATTTGTGGGGATGGGTATATCGAGTTAGAATTATCACTTGCCGTTGAATTAAATGGTATATTACAAGAGGTGTACGACTTTACCACAAGAATCATCATTTAA
- a CDS encoding type II secretion system protein has translation MKMNQKGFSILELMAVLVIFSVILVPLLISFTNSLEINRQALTQRIAASVAEGALYAIDKIDYSQLALAVPEVGVDPDNYLTLDVNTCSTEFGGANDIAICESIFEMQSQNLTFDATEFKLYIFEYGAYDEVVNDTSLPIDVRNVVALDADVIAANDAPIDSLFWAVIWLDYFDDPDLILVNVGIVADEDPPLN, from the coding sequence ATGAAAATGAATCAAAAAGGATTTTCCATATTGGAACTAATGGCTGTTTTAGTTATTTTCTCGGTAATACTGGTTCCCTTGCTCATCTCGTTTACAAACTCACTCGAAATTAACCGACAAGCATTAACACAACGAATTGCTGCTTCTGTCGCAGAAGGTGCCTTGTACGCAATTGATAAAATTGACTATTCACAATTAGCCCTTGCTGTTCCCGAAGTTGGTGTCGACCCAGATAATTACCTTACATTAGATGTAAATACCTGTTCTACTGAGTTTGGTGGAGCAAATGATATTGCGATTTGTGAAAGCATTTTTGAAATGCAGTCACAAAATCTAACCTTTGATGCAACAGAATTCAAATTATATATTTTTGAATATGGAGCGTATGATGAGGTAGTCAATGATACGTCACTCCCAATTGATGTGCGTAATGTCGTCGCATTGGATGCCGATGTGATCGCCGCAAACGATGCACCAATTGACAGTCTATTTTGGGCCGTCATCTGGTTGGATTATTTTGATGACCCCGATTTAATATTGGTTAACGTCGGAATTGTAGCGGATGAAGATCCGCCATTAAACTAG
- the gcvT gene encoding glycine cleavage system aminomethyltransferase GcvT has protein sequence MKQTALYQKHIDLGAKMVDFAGWEMPISYTSITEEHGYVREKCGLFDVSHMGEICVRGKEALHLVDYIFTNDVAAMDDHQVLYGMMCYPDGGVVDDLLVYRFAEDHFLLVVNASNVDKDYAWVLEQNHFDCRVTNESDNFSEVALQGPLAQHVLQKLTQYDLNQITFFTSQMIPIDGMTFLVSRTGYTGEDGFEIYGAHQDIELIWEQLLVTGGNQIAPIGLGARDTLRFEVALPLYGNELSPTITPLEAGLSFAVKLDRQDFIGRDALVQQQEQGTLRRLCGLTMMDKGILRHGYEVYHEDTVVGVVTTGYKSPSTNETVALALIDRPYDKRGTKLTVDIRGKRKSVVVRTKKFYNKNYKK, from the coding sequence ATGAAACAAACAGCGCTGTATCAGAAACACATAGATTTAGGTGCTAAAATGGTTGACTTTGCAGGATGGGAAATGCCCATTTCCTATACTTCTATTACCGAAGAGCATGGATATGTTCGTGAAAAATGTGGACTATTTGATGTATCGCATATGGGCGAAATATGTGTTCGTGGTAAGGAAGCATTGCACCTTGTTGATTACATTTTTACCAATGATGTAGCAGCAATGGATGATCATCAGGTGTTATATGGGATGATGTGTTATCCCGATGGTGGTGTTGTCGATGATTTGCTGGTGTATCGCTTTGCTGAAGATCACTTTTTACTGGTCGTTAATGCATCAAACGTAGATAAAGATTATGCTTGGGTATTGGAGCAAAATCATTTTGATTGTCGTGTCACCAATGAATCGGATAATTTTAGTGAAGTTGCGTTACAAGGTCCGTTAGCGCAACATGTGTTGCAAAAACTTACGCAATACGACTTGAATCAAATTACCTTTTTTACATCCCAAATGATACCCATTGATGGAATGACATTCTTGGTATCTCGAACCGGATATACGGGAGAAGATGGATTTGAAATCTATGGTGCCCATCAAGATATTGAGTTGATTTGGGAACAATTGCTAGTTACAGGGGGCAATCAAATTGCTCCGATTGGCCTTGGTGCCCGGGATACATTACGATTTGAAGTGGCTTTACCGCTTTATGGTAATGAACTAAGCCCTACCATTACTCCACTTGAGGCTGGATTATCCTTTGCGGTTAAATTGGATCGTCAAGACTTCATCGGCCGTGATGCATTAGTACAACAACAAGAACAAGGAACGTTGCGACGACTATGTGGATTAACCATGATGGATAAAGGAATATTGCGACATGGATACGAGGTATATCACGAGGATACGGTGGTTGGTGTTGTTACCACGGGATACAAGTCCCCAAGTACAAATGAAACCGTTGCATTGGCCCTGATTGATCGTCCTTATGATAAACGGGGAACAAAATTAACGGTTGATATTCGTGGAAAACGAAAAAGTGTTGTTGTCAGAACGAAAAAGTTTTATAATAAAAACTATAAGAAATAG
- the lpdA gene encoding dihydrolipoyl dehydrogenase gives MRDVVIIGAGPGGFDTAIFAKEHGLDVVLVEENIVGGTCLNWGCIPTKALYHNAKQIAQVKEADTFGIHIQSMNIDYDVIKERKESIVSHQVNNIETSLKRLGVELIQGTATIKDANTVVVNGTELATKHIIIATGSSVRKFPFKGDTLMIIHDSKDLLDLHEFPKRLLVVGAGVIGCEMASIFQHFDAEVTLVEYQKEILPPLDQDIQKRARNLFKRKGLTIHTSATLDEIRQVDDEYVAFVKTKKGIVEIPTDYVLLATGRQPNFGGINLEQLGIDYQASGIVVNDNKQTSIDNIYAIGDVNGELMLAHKATYDGYKAISHMLNQPMDINFDLVPSVVFSFPEIASIGKTEEDLQGTTYHKSKYMYKTNAKAQCMNETDGFIKMLANEENVLVGCHIIGAHAADLIHEVGSLMYTKISIDSYRNIIHAHPTLSEIIGECIKGFEH, from the coding sequence ATGAGAGATGTCGTCATTATCGGTGCTGGTCCAGGTGGATTTGATACTGCCATATTTGCCAAAGAACATGGATTGGATGTTGTCTTAGTAGAAGAAAATATCGTCGGTGGTACATGCTTAAATTGGGGTTGCATTCCGACAAAAGCGTTATATCATAACGCCAAACAAATCGCCCAGGTGAAAGAAGCAGATACCTTTGGTATTCATATACAATCCATGAATATTGATTATGATGTAATCAAAGAACGAAAAGAATCCATTGTATCCCATCAAGTGAACAATATCGAAACATCATTGAAACGACTTGGTGTGGAACTGATTCAGGGTACAGCAACAATCAAGGATGCAAATACTGTCGTTGTTAATGGTACAGAACTCGCTACGAAACACATCATTATTGCAACGGGTTCGTCCGTCCGTAAGTTTCCGTTCAAGGGAGACACATTAATGATTATTCATGATTCCAAAGATCTTCTTGATTTACATGAATTCCCTAAACGTTTGCTGGTCGTCGGAGCCGGCGTCATTGGATGTGAAATGGCATCAATCTTTCAACATTTTGATGCCGAAGTGACACTCGTCGAGTATCAAAAAGAGATCTTACCACCACTTGATCAAGACATACAAAAACGCGCACGAAATCTCTTTAAACGCAAAGGTCTTACGATTCATACATCTGCAACACTGGACGAAATACGTCAAGTGGATGATGAGTATGTGGCATTTGTCAAGACCAAAAAAGGAATCGTTGAGATTCCTACGGATTATGTGTTACTCGCAACGGGACGACAGCCCAATTTTGGCGGAATAAACCTTGAACAACTCGGGATTGATTATCAGGCTTCGGGAATTGTCGTGAATGACAATAAACAAACATCAATTGATAACATCTATGCTATTGGTGATGTGAACGGTGAATTGATGCTCGCCCATAAGGCAACGTATGACGGGTACAAGGCGATTAGTCATATGTTAAATCAACCAATGGATATCAATTTTGATTTGGTACCAAGTGTTGTCTTTAGTTTCCCTGAAATAGCTTCTATAGGTAAAACCGAAGAAGATCTTCAAGGAACAACCTATCACAAAAGCAAATACATGTATAAAACCAATGCGAAAGCACAATGTATGAATGAAACCGATGGTTTTATTAAGATGCTTGCTAATGAGGAGAACGTCCTCGTTGGATGTCATATCATTGGTGCTCATGCGGCAGATCTCATTCATGAAGTGGGATCATTAATGTATACCAAGATATCAATTGATTCGTATCGGAATATCATTCATGCCCATCCAACACTATCGGAGATAATCGGAGAATGTATCAAAGGATTTGAGCATTAA
- a CDS encoding GspE/PulE family protein, with product MARNVQKRLGDVLFEQGVVTEKQINEALRKREKGEKIGEALIRFGFCNDSQIVDALEASLGIRRVNLQLLYIDESVLKLLDEEFVTKSRIMPINIHGRRIVIATNDPLDFPTIENVRLRTGMNVETVLATQNDIDTAIARYYGFTKTLKSLGIEVKEKKKEDEKFYEELLQDTEGDSNESPIIQLVNQILLTAVKSEASDIHIDPSDIEFKIRYRIDGVLGTERTLPKVILSKLISRIKVMSHMDITETRLPQDGRIKTIIEGRPIDLRISTLPTIRGEKAVMRVLDLSRDSKGLDRLGLDPQERTVFEKLIHRPNGIVLVSGPTGSGKTTTLYASLDQLNADDVNIITVEDPVEIELEGINQVNVNPDIDFTFANALRSILRQDPNIIMVGEIRDSETAEIAVKASLTGHLVLSTIHTNSAVKTITRLIDMGIDAFLVASSLSGVVAQRLLRVVCPHCSTVDKPTKTEQEVFERNGVKIDKMKRAHGCEICNNKGYKGRTAIFEILDVNETIIRMISNDAREYEILEQARKDGTNLLIEAGLKKVQEGVTTLEEVMRISLD from the coding sequence ATGGCAAGAAATGTTCAAAAGCGACTTGGGGATGTTCTATTTGAACAAGGAGTTGTAACCGAGAAACAAATTAACGAAGCCCTCCGCAAACGGGAAAAAGGGGAAAAAATCGGAGAAGCATTGATTCGTTTTGGTTTCTGTAATGACTCACAAATCGTCGATGCACTAGAAGCCTCGTTGGGTATCCGACGAGTTAATTTGCAATTGTTATATATTGATGAAAGTGTATTAAAACTACTCGACGAAGAATTTGTAACAAAATCACGTATTATGCCAATCAATATTCACGGACGTCGGATTGTCATTGCAACCAACGACCCACTTGATTTTCCAACGATTGAGAACGTTCGTCTTCGAACCGGAATGAACGTGGAAACCGTATTGGCTACTCAAAATGATATCGATACTGCAATTGCACGATATTATGGATTTACCAAAACCTTAAAATCACTTGGTATCGAAGTCAAAGAAAAGAAAAAAGAAGACGAAAAATTCTATGAAGAATTATTACAAGATACCGAAGGAGATTCCAATGAATCACCGATTATCCAACTAGTAAATCAAATTTTACTCACCGCAGTAAAAAGTGAAGCATCCGATATTCATATCGATCCGAGTGATATTGAGTTTAAAATCCGATATCGGATTGATGGTGTTCTTGGAACAGAGCGAACCTTACCGAAGGTTATTTTATCGAAGTTAATCTCACGGATCAAAGTTATGTCCCATATGGATATTACCGAAACGAGATTACCGCAAGATGGTCGGATTAAAACCATTATCGAAGGTCGTCCTATCGATCTTCGGATTTCAACATTACCTACCATTCGCGGTGAAAAAGCAGTTATGCGTGTTCTAGACTTATCGCGTGACAGTAAAGGTCTCGATCGGTTAGGACTCGACCCACAAGAACGAACTGTATTTGAAAAACTGATTCATCGACCCAACGGAATTGTCTTGGTTAGTGGACCTACTGGTAGTGGGAAAACAACAACATTATACGCTTCACTCGATCAGTTAAATGCTGATGATGTCAACATTATCACCGTTGAAGATCCTGTGGAAATTGAACTGGAAGGAATTAACCAGGTTAACGTTAACCCGGATATCGATTTTACCTTCGCAAACGCATTGCGATCGATTTTACGTCAAGACCCCAACATCATCATGGTCGGGGAGATTCGTGATAGTGAAACAGCGGAAATCGCCGTTAAGGCCTCACTCACAGGACACTTAGTATTGTCGACCATCCATACCAACAGTGCGGTAAAAACAATAACCCGTCTTATTGACATGGGTATTGATGCCTTCCTGGTTGCCTCCTCTCTCAGTGGGGTTGTCGCACAACGGTTACTCCGTGTTGTTTGTCCTCACTGTAGTACCGTGGATAAACCCACCAAAACTGAGCAAGAAGTATTTGAGCGGAATGGAGTAAAAATAGATAAAATGAAACGCGCTCACGGTTGTGAAATCTGTAATAATAAAGGATATAAAGGACGTACCGCAATTTTTGAAATCCTCGATGTTAATGAAACCATTATTCGGATGATTTCAAATGATGCACGGGAATATGAAATATTAGAACAAGCCCGAAAAGATGGGACCAATTTATTAATTGAAGCTGGTTTGAAAAAAGTCCAAGAGGGCGTTACAACATTAGAAGAGGTTATGCGAATTAGCTTAGATTAG
- the gcvH gene encoding glycine cleavage system protein GcvH, translating to MSKIVKGLYYTNTHEWVKVEDGFAYIGITDYAQESLGEIVFVELPEEETTIEAGEEFSAIESVKAASDVISPLTGTIVVVNDDLEDSPELINEDPYENWIVKLDFEDETELNDLLSAEEYEDICE from the coding sequence ATGAGCAAAATTGTAAAAGGATTGTATTATACGAACACCCATGAATGGGTAAAAGTGGAAGATGGATTTGCGTATATCGGGATTACGGATTACGCCCAAGAAAGTCTCGGAGAAATTGTGTTTGTAGAACTTCCTGAAGAAGAGACAACCATCGAAGCAGGAGAAGAATTTAGCGCGATTGAGAGTGTTAAAGCTGCAAGTGATGTTATTTCACCACTTACTGGAACCATCGTTGTTGTCAACGATGATTTGGAAGATAGTCCTGAATTGATTAATGAAGATCCTTATGAAAATTGGATTGTAAAACTGGATTTTGAAGACGAAACAGAATTAAACGATTTATTATCAGCTGAAGAATACGAAGACATTTGCGAGTAG
- the gcvPB gene encoding aminomethyl-transferring glycine dehydrogenase subunit GcvPB yields MMYYDKLIFDLSTPERKGYSLPNYDIPEHKINPGLCREDDLLLPEVSELETLRHYTNVSFKNFGIEKGFYPLGSCTMKYNPKINQDISNLPAFHLHPYQPIKSVQGNLEIYYETQRILSELSGLDEFTLNPYAGAHGELVGLMIMKKYHHDRGDFKRTKVIVPDSAHGTNPASAAVAGFDIIEVKSNVDGTVHIEDLETVLSDEIAGIMLTNPNTVGIFEKDILEISRLVHEAGGLLYYDGANLNPILGVARPGDMGFDIMHINLHKTFSTPHGGGGPGSGPVGVKEFLRPYLPKPVVVKTVNGFDIEMDNDTTIGQISHFYGNFGVVIKAYTYLLTVGKEHFEYVGKLSVLNANYIKESLKDVYELPIESVCKHEFVFNGLRDKTQHVTTLDIAKRLLDYDVHPPTIYFPLVIKEALMIEPPETESKQTVDHFINVMRTVAEEARTNPELVKGAPYTTVVKRLDEAKAARQPIVKYRDLL; encoded by the coding sequence ATGATGTATTACGATAAATTGATATTTGATTTATCCACTCCAGAGAGAAAAGGATATAGTCTACCAAATTATGACATTCCTGAACATAAAATTAATCCGGGATTATGTCGTGAAGACGATTTGTTGTTACCGGAAGTAAGCGAACTGGAAACATTGCGCCATTATACCAATGTTAGTTTTAAAAACTTTGGGATCGAAAAAGGATTTTATCCCCTTGGATCATGTACGATGAAATACAACCCGAAAATCAATCAAGATATCAGTAATCTCCCAGCGTTTCATCTGCATCCCTATCAACCGATTAAATCCGTTCAGGGAAACTTGGAAATCTACTATGAAACGCAGCGAATTCTATCGGAATTAAGTGGACTGGATGAGTTTACTTTAAATCCATACGCGGGTGCTCATGGTGAACTCGTTGGCCTGATGATTATGAAGAAATATCATCATGATCGTGGTGATTTTAAACGGACGAAAGTCATTGTGCCCGACAGTGCTCATGGAACCAATCCAGCAAGTGCTGCCGTTGCCGGTTTCGATATTATTGAAGTAAAATCCAATGTAGATGGTACTGTTCACATTGAGGATTTGGAAACGGTTCTTAGTGACGAAATCGCAGGAATCATGCTTACCAATCCAAATACCGTCGGAATTTTTGAAAAAGATATTTTAGAAATATCCCGTTTGGTACATGAAGCGGGTGGCTTGTTATATTACGATGGAGCAAACTTGAATCCAATACTTGGAGTTGCTCGTCCTGGTGATATGGGCTTTGACATTATGCACATCAATCTCCACAAAACGTTCTCGACACCACACGGTGGTGGCGGACCAGGTAGTGGACCGGTTGGCGTCAAAGAATTTCTACGTCCGTATTTACCGAAACCGGTTGTCGTGAAAACCGTAAATGGCTTTGACATCGAGATGGATAATGACACAACCATTGGCCAAATATCCCATTTCTACGGGAATTTTGGTGTCGTAATCAAAGCATATACCTATTTACTAACCGTTGGCAAAGAACATTTTGAATACGTTGGAAAACTGTCTGTACTCAACGCGAATTACATCAAGGAATCATTGAAAGATGTATATGAACTTCCCATTGAATCGGTTTGTAAACATGAATTTGTCTTCAATGGTCTTCGTGATAAAACACAGCATGTAACAACGCTTGATATTGCGAAACGACTACTTGATTACGATGTTCATCCACCAACGATTTATTTCCCACTCGTCATCAAAGAAGCGTTGATGATTGAACCACCCGAAACCGAAAGCAAACAAACAGTTGATCACTTCATCAATGTGATGCGGACAGTTGCTGAAGAAGCCAGAACGAATCCAGAATTGGTGAAAGGAGCACCGTATACTACAGTAGTAAAACGTCTAGATGAAGCAAAAGCTGCACGCCAACCTATTGTAAAATATCGGGATCTCCTATGA